In Centroberyx gerrardi isolate f3 chromosome 11, fCenGer3.hap1.cur.20231027, whole genome shotgun sequence, the following are encoded in one genomic region:
- the arhgap35b gene encoding rho GTPase-activating protein 35, translated as MMMAKKQDARSPIYNLIVVGLSGTEKEKGQCGVGKSCLCNRFVRPSADDFYLDHTSVLSTSDFGGRVVNNDHFLFWGEVARVLEEGPECRMHVVEQTEFIDDQTFQPHRSTAMQPYIKRAAATKLASAEKLMYFCTDQLGLEQDFEQKQMPEGKLQVDGFLLCVDVSRGMNRNFDDQLKFVTNLYGQLSKTKKPIVLVLTKCDEGVERYIKDSHTFAITKKSLPVVETSARSNINVDLAFLTLVQLIDKSRGKPKIIPYFEALKLQSQQIASAKDRYEWLVNRIVKNHNETWLNTSRRMNTSAEYKEYVFLEGTAKCKKLFQQHVYRLKQEHIERRRKIYLSTLPLALSSLVPDLDEIDQLSWSGVQKVLESKQHFAHWFVVLEDSPWEDTSHIDNMEDERIPSDLLETAAAEAIFDAHLEHLRNECRRAEMRQEFKQKLASSPFVTPGKPWEEARSFIMNEEFYQWLEEPEYLDLYNRHQKEIIDHAKEDFQELLLEYSELFYELEVDAKPSKEKMGAIQEVLGEEQRFKALQKLPAERDALVLKHIHFVYHPTKETCPSSPHCGDFKIEQLLASHFPTCYPFFDMKAHFGDTKADRINLVILGKDGLAREFANEIRALCTNDDRYVLDGKMYELTLRPIEGNVRLPVNSFYTPTFTPHGCLCLYNSKESLSYVVESLERLRESTLGRRDSQLAQLSTSLLLVTKRGVGSYADIGGETALNLITQGQQVARRLQCSFLDPASPGVGYGHNVNETQINQVLRGLLDIRRSTSFSSSSPPLLPEPPGLRDSPHQPIPEADIRIVMCLMCGDSYDIEQLISPFLMPQHCRPISNSGTSVMLEQTVGGHKLVIELSLLSYHASFTLRKSRLVHGYIAVYSVSRKASLETLCAFLCEVQDIIPVQLLAVGDSQAELTDSDYAREQLIQGEELAHEIEGRFNSVVCGSGGVVGGLHRIEMFQPFLIEVVEKRNIVEATHMYDNVAEACTNENVYSPRCSSPSPVTMFLDSEDDVEPSPPYYDGTLTSHSGGFNLPDLDSSDISVISDISSFENKLNNKVPPQVRVKPTVTFDFRKVSRNPYTDTVGHRRSLPSAVTWVPGGDGGYDPSDYAEPIDAVSKPRPSNEEIIYSVPHDSTQGKIITIRNSNRMHSNGNGSDSEADSSSLERRRKFSAAGVKPRLYRDRSKRLGKFSSFRTSFIGSDDEMGALPKSKEDDFGTLKGESLVNEESEDPKKRNILKSLRRTAKKTRPKPRPAIPKPLESNYFGVPLVNVVSPDRPIPLFIEKCVRFIETTGLNTEGLYRVSGNKSEMESMQRQFDQDHGLDLVEKDFSINTVAGGLKSFFSELPEPLVPCALQVDLLDAFKINDREQRLYTMKDVLRRFPRENYDVFKYVTSHLHKVSQLSRLNLMTSENLSICFWPTLMRPDFTTMDALTATRTYQTIIETFIHQCAFFFYNQPLLDSPTGLAGLPASPTTTLTGGSAYSCYRSSPPHTTTHFSPLQQSPPTTPQSPLQSLLPPLHQHPHSHHSPAEQETL; from the exons CCAGACATTTCAGCCACACCGTAGCACTGCTATGCAGCCCTACATCAAAAGGGCAGCTGCAACCAAGCTGGCTTCAGCAGAGAAGCTCATGTACTTTTGCACAGACCAATTGGGACTGGAGCAAGACTTTGAGCAGAAACAAATGCCCGAGGGCAAGCTACAGGTTGATGGATTCCTGCTTTGTGTTGACGTCAGCCGGGGCATGAACCGCAACTTTGATGACCAGCTGAAATTTGTCACTAACCTATATGGTCAGCTTAGCAAGACTAAGAAGCCCATTGTGCTGGTCCTCACCAAATGTGATGAAGGAGTTGAACGTTATATCAAAGATTCACATACATTTGCCATCACTAAAAAGAGTCTGCCAGTGGTTGAAACATCTGCACGCTCAAATATCAATGTGGACCTTGCCTTCCTCACTCTGGTGCAGCTTATTGATAAGAGCAGGGGCAAGCCCAAGATCATCCCTTACTTTGAAGCTCTCAAGCTCCAGAGTCAACAGATAGCTTCTGCCAAGGATCGCTATGAATGGCTAGTCAACCGTATAGTAAAGAATCACAATGAAACCTGGTTAAATACCAGTCGACGCATGAACACCTCCGCAGAGTACAAAGAATacgtcttcttggagggaacaGCCAAATGCAAAAAGCTCTTTCAGCAGCACGTCTACCGCCTGAAGCAAGAACATATTGAGAGGCGTCGGAAAATATACTTAAGCACTCTTCCTTTAGCACTTAGTTCTCTGGTGCCTGACCTGGATGAGATAGATCAGCTGAGCTGGTCTGGGGTACAGAAGGTTCTGGAGTCCAAGCAGCACTTTGCCCACTGGTTTGTTGTTCTGGAAGACTCACCATGGGAGGATACATCTCACATTGACAACATGGAGGATGAGAGAATCCCTTCAGACCTGCTGgagactgcagcagcagaggctaTATTTGATGCCCACCTGGAACATTTGCGTAATGAGTGCAGACGGGCAGAGATGAGGCAGGAGTTCAAACAGAAATTGGCTTCCTCTCCCTTTGTCACACCTGGTAAACCTTGGGAGGAGGCCCGCAGCTTTATCATGAATGAAGAATTCTACCAGTGGCTTGAGGAGCCAGAGTACTTGGACCTCTATAACCGCCACCAGAAGGAGATCATCGATCACGCTAAAGAAGACttccaggagctgctgctggagtaCTCTGAGCTCTTTTATGAGCTTGAGGTGGATGCCAAGCCAAGCAAGGAGAAGATGGGGGCGATCCAGGAGGTTTTGGGGGAAGAACAGAGGTTCAAGGCCCTGCAAAAACTTCCAGCTGAGAGGGATGCTCTAGTGTTGAAGCATATCCACTTTGTATATCACCCTACCAAGGAGACCTGCCCTAGCAGTCCTCACTGTGGAGACTTTAAGATTGAACAACTCTTAGCTTCACATTTCCCCACATGTTACCCCTTTTTTGATATGAAAGCTCATTTTGGGGACACCAAGGCTGACAGAATTAACCTTGTGATACTGGGAAAGGATGGACTGGCTAGGGAATTTGCCAATGAGATTAGGGCTCTCTGCACGAATGATGACCGGTACGTGCTAGACGGGAAGATGTATGAGCTGACACTGCGGCCCATCGAGGGCAATGTACGTCTTCCGGTGAATTCCTTCTACACTCCCACTTTCACCCCTCATggatgtctgtgtctgtataatTCAAAGGAGTCCCTCTCCTATGTGGTAGAAAGCCTTGAGAGACTTAGGGAGTCAACACTAGGTCGAAGGGACAGCCAGCTAGCTCAACTGTCAACATCGCTGCTTTTAGTCACTAAAAGGGGTGTGGGGTCATATGCAGATATTGGTGGAGAAACCGCCTTAAACCTAATAACGCAGGGACAGCAGGTTGCGAGGAGACTGCAGTGTAGCTTCTTAGACCCAGCCTCCCCTGGTGTGGGCTATGGTCATAATGTTAATGAGACTCAAATCAACCAGGTGCTGAGGGGCCTTCTGGATATTAGGAGGAGCACGTCCTTTAGTAGCAgctccccacctctcctccctgagCCTCCAGGTCTCCGAGACTCTCCTCATCAGCCTATTCCAGAGGCAGATATTCGCATTGTCATGTGCTTAATGTGTGGAGACTCTTATGACATTGAACAGCTCATATCCCCCTTCCTAATGCCTCAGCATTGCAGGCCCATATCTAATAGTGGCACCTCTGTAATGCTAGAGCAGACAGTTGGTGGACACAAACTGGTTATAgagctctctctgctctcctacCACGCCTCCTTCACTTTGCGGAAGAGCAGGTTAGTACATGGCTACATCGCTGTGTACTCAGTCTCCCGGAAAGCCTCCCTGGAGACGCTGTGTGCATTCTTGTGTGAGGTTCAGGACATCATCCCAGTGCAGCTGCTGGCAGTGGGAGATAGCCAGGCAGAGCTCACTGACAGTGATTATGCCCGTGAACAGCTGatccagggggaggagcttGCCCATGAGATTGAGGGTCGTTTCAACAGTGTGGTTTGTGGGTCCGGAGGGGTGGTGGGAGGACTGCACAGGATAGAGATGTTCCAGCCTTTTCTGATAGAGGTGGTAGAGAAACGCAACATTGTGGAGGCCACTCACATGTACGATAATGTGGCTGAGGCCTGCACCAACGAGAATGTGTACTCCCCGCGCTGTAGTTCTCCCAGTCCTGTTACCATGTTCCTGGATTCTGAGGATGATGTGGAGCCATCTCCACCCTACTATGATGGCACACTCACTTCTCATAGTGGGGGCTTCAACCTGCCTGACTTAGATTCCAGTgacatctctgtcatctccGATATCAGCTCCTTTGAGAACAAGCTGAACAACAAAGTACCCCCCCAAGTGAGAGTTAAGCCGACTGTCACCTTTGACTTCCGGAAGGTGAGTCGTAACCCATACACCGATACAGTAGGCCATCGTCGCTCCCTGCCCTCAGCTGTTACCTGGGTTCCTGGAGGGGATGGAGGCTATGATCCCTCAGACTATGCTGAGCCCATTGATGCCGTTTCAAAACCCCGCCCTAGCAATGAAGAGATCATCTACTCAGTGCCACATGATAGCACACAGGGCAAGATCATCACCATCCGCAACTCCAACAGGATGCACTCCAATGGCAATGGCTCAGACAGCGAAGCAGACAGCAGCTCTTTGGAGCGAAGGAGGAAGTTCTCAGCAGCAGGGGTGAAACCTCGTCTTTACCGTGACCGCTCCAAGCGCCTTGGCAAGTTCAGCAGCTTTCGCACGAGCTTCATAGGCAGCGATGATGAGATGGGAGCTCTTCCAAAATCCAAGGAGGATGACTTTGGGACCCTGAAAGGAGAAAGCCTTGTTAATGAGGAGAGTGAGGACCCAAAAAAGAGGAACATTCTGAAGAGTCTGCGGCGAACAGCCAAG AAAACAAGACCAAAGCCCCGTCCAGCTATTCCCAAGCCCCTGGAGAGCAATTACTTTGGGGTCCCTCTAGTGAATGTGGTATCCCCAGACAGACCTATCCCGCTCTTCATTGAGAAGTGTGTCCGCTTTATTGAGACAACAG GCCTGAACACAGAGGGTTTGTACCGGGTAAGCGGGAACAAGTCAGAGATGGAAAGCATGCAGAGGCAGTTTGACCAGG ACCATGGATTAGACCTGGTGGAGAAAGACTTCTCCATCAACACTGTGGCTGGAGGCCTGAAGAGCTTCTTCTCTGAGCTGCCTGAGCCCCTGGTGCCTTGTGCCCTGCAGGTGGACCTACTGGATGCTTTCA agatcaacgacagagagcagaggctgTATACCATGAAGGATGTCCTGAGGAGGTTCCCCAGGGAGAATTATGATGTCTTCAAATATGTCACGAGCCACTTACACAA GGTGAGCCAGCTGAGCAGGCTAAACCTGATGACCAGTGAAAACCTGTCCATCTGTTTCTGGCCCACCCTCATGAGACCAGACTTCACTACTATGGACGCCCTGACTGCCACACGCACCTACCAGACAATCATCGAGACCTTCATCCACCAGTGTGCATTCTTCTTCTACAACCAGCCCCTCCTCGACTCCCCCACTGGCCTAGCAGGCCTGCCCGCCtcacccaccaccaccctcaccGGGGGCTCTGCCTATTCCTGTTACCGCTCCTCTCCCCCCCACACCACCACGCACTTCAGCCCGCTGCAGCAgtccccacccaccaccccccagTCCCCCCTGCAGTCCCTGCTCCCGCCCCTCCACCAACACCCCCACTCCCACCATTCTCCTGCCGAACAAGAGACACTGTGA